The sequence ATCTTCGCGCGAACTTTTGGTGAAAAAGCCCGCATAGAAGCGTGAAGGGTCGGTGAAGCCCCCGGGCGTTTCGAGCACCGAGAAGGTGGCCTGCGAGAAGTTGCTTATCACCGAAAACGGCTCGTCCGAGCCGAACTCCCGCACCATGCGCGGCAGGCTGTAGTCCACCCATTCCTCAAGAACCCCGTCCACCATGACCGGGTATATCTCCGCATTCCAGAACCGTAACTGATCCACCAAGAACTCGTCTCCCCGAGCCACTCTCTCACCTCCCCGGTTTTAACTTCGTTCGCCGCCAACCGCGCTTTTCACTATCCATTACCGGCCGTCCCGGAGGCGAACGGCCGCTCCTGCAAAGCTACGGAGCACCCAACCCCGAACCTGCCGGGCTCGCTCACGGCCATTCTGCGCACCCTAAGGTCGTATCCCACGACGCCCCAGATGGGGATGCGCGCAAGCTCCTCATCAGGCAAAGTGGGAAGTTCGTCGGCGAGAAAGGCGGTAAGCGCCGCAAAACGCGCGCCCTCCCTTACGAAGGTCCCGGTCGGTTCGGCCGCAAAAACAAACCGTTCGCCGGTCTCCGATGCGTAAATGATTCCCACATCGCCCATGCTCGGCATGGGAAGCCTCAAGGGTAAAAGAAGGCCGAACCCCGCCTCCTGCAGGGTGAGCATGACCTTCCGGAAGACATTGGGTGAGTGCCAGACCGAAGTGGCCTGCACGCTCACTATGCCACCCGGCGCCAGACGCGCCCGCACCATCCGGTAGTGCTCGACGGTGAAGAGCCGGTTCACCTGATCGGAGGGTTCCAGGCTCGGGTCCGGGTAGTCGAGCACAATGAGATCGAATCTCTCTCCCTTGGAAGCGAGGTAAGCGTGGGCATCGCCCACCTCAACCCTCACTAGGGGATGTCGCAGGCTTTCTCCGTTCAGGGCACGCATAACCGGGTGCGTGCTTGCGAAAAAGAGCATATACTCGGATATGTCCACCAAGGTGATCCCCGCAAGCGAAATCATTCCCCTGCGCTCGAGCTCGAGCAGGGTTCGAACACCGAGGCCGTCTCCGCCCCCGCAAACGAGCACCTGAAGCGGACGGTCCTTCGGCTTTGCCCGAACGGGGCCCTCACCCTGAACCGGCTCCAGCAGAGCGGGTAAACCGAAAAGCGCTTCATGGTAGCGACGCTCATCCAGCGTGGAAAACTGCAACCCGCCGTTTATGGTCAGGTAGAGATTCCCGTCCGCTCCTCTAAAGAACACATACTCCCCAAGGGGGTCCCGCCAGTAAGCTAGCACCTCCTCAGGGGCATTCCCCCTGAAAGAAGCGACCGTTCCGCTGAGAATTTCTCTTACCTCGGGAATGAGGGGCATGCCTTTCTCCTCCGCGCTTACTCATAACTCACATCCCAATAGATAGCCCAGCGAGCATTCAGCGCATCGTACACCCCTATGCGGCTCTTCGGTAACACCAAGCCGGCCACGGGATAGTTTGGTTGCGGACGAGGTGGGGGGCACCCTACAGGATTTCCGTTCGCGTCAGCCAAGGGCACAAAGGTGATGGCGTTGCCGAACCCGTCCACCCGGTAGGCGGTTCCAAGTCCCAGGGCACTAAGCACCCTTTGCATCTCGATCGCTTGGTCGACCGTACAGTAGTTCGGGGAAACCTCCCAAGCGGCGAGGGAAGTGTGGTTCAGGCACCCGCACCCGGATGCAGTATCCTCAACGCCGGAACAGAGCCGGGTCGGATTGAGGGAGACCACCTTCCACACCCAGGGCACGACCGCATCATCCCACGACCCGAGCCCTCCGGGAGGGTCGTTTGCGGAAGTGGCCGCGGTGCCGCACACATTGGCGAGCTCCGCATTGCGCCGCAGGCGCACGAAGGACTGGAGAGCTCTTCCCCATTCGGTGAGCTTTGACCGCGAAAGCGCTAGGAAGTGACGCACCACATCGTCATAGGTGAAAATCACATGAAACCCACCCGAGGCCCACACCTCAAGGGTGGGTATCCGTCCGTAGTAGGGAGCGAGGTAGGGTGTGCCTCGCTGATGGCCGTTCGTGACCGCATAGGTCATCAGGCGTCCGAACCCGTCG comes from Thermosulfurimonas sp. F29 and encodes:
- a CDS encoding spermidine synthase; protein product: MPLIPEVREILSGTVASFRGNAPEEVLAYWRDPLGEYVFFRGADGNLYLTINGGLQFSTLDERRYHEALFGLPALLEPVQGEGPVRAKPKDRPLQVLVCGGGDGLGVRTLLELERRGMISLAGITLVDISEYMLFFASTHPVMRALNGESLRHPLVRVEVGDAHAYLASKGERFDLIVLDYPDPSLEPSDQVNRLFTVEHYRMVRARLAPGGIVSVQATSVWHSPNVFRKVMLTLQEAGFGLLLPLRLPMPSMGDVGIIYASETGERFVFAAEPTGTFVREGARFAALTAFLADELPTLPDEELARIPIWGVVGYDLRVRRMAVSEPGRFGVGCSVALQERPFASGTAGNG